One window from the genome of Aeromonas sp. FDAARGOS 1405 encodes:
- a CDS encoding potassium-transporting ATPase subunit C — protein sequence MIAIRTLLTLTLLLGVGYPLAVTGLAQLLFPWQANGSQLTDSKQQLIGSALLGQKFERADYFHPRPSASDFNTIGGSASNLGMSSPLRAEFAEQAAKAQPGTSSPAMLTRSASGLDPHLPLDAVLAQVDRVAKERGLDPAQLTEQVKSATQAGILGPQVVNILQLNLQLDHKKGA from the coding sequence ATGATAGCAATCAGAACCCTGTTGACCCTGACCCTGCTGCTGGGCGTGGGTTATCCGCTGGCGGTCACCGGGCTGGCCCAACTGCTGTTCCCCTGGCAGGCCAACGGCAGCCAGCTCACCGACAGCAAGCAGCAACTGATCGGTAGCGCCCTGCTGGGGCAGAAATTCGAGCGGGCTGACTACTTCCATCCCCGCCCCTCAGCCAGCGATTTCAACACCATAGGCGGCAGCGCCAGCAATCTGGGGATGAGCTCACCGCTGCGGGCAGAGTTCGCCGAACAGGCCGCCAAGGCACAGCCGGGAACCAGCTCCCCCGCCATGCTGACCCGCTCCGCCTCCGGCCTCGATCCCCACCTGCCGCTGGATGCGGTGCTGGCTCAGGTCGACCGCGTCGCCAAAGAACGTGGACTGGATCCCGCCCAACTGACGGAGCAGGTCAAGTCGGCCACACAAGCTGGTATCCTTGGCCCGCAGGTGGTCAACATTCTCCAGCTGAATCTGCAACTGGATCATAAAAAGGGCGCCTGA
- a CDS encoding sensor histidine kinase KdpD, translated as MRDEVRADALLASLEQEHKGKLKVFLGAAPGVGKTYAMLQAVREQAKEGVDILIGVVETHGRQETLALLDKLAIMPRKIHMHRQQRLEEMDLDGLLARKPAIAVVDELAHSNAPGSRHEKRWQDVEELLNAGIDVYTTLNVQHLESLNDLVWQLTGVRVKETLPDQVLLEADSLVLIDLPPKELLDRLKEGKVYVPHQAKAALQSFFSLNNLTALRELAMQTAASHVEGDLQLQWQAAGKSTLPLRGKLMVCLGDLHGSALVRYGHRFAQRRQLPWLVVHVDSNGCRSADVEQALALASHLGAKVLTLSSPAVANTLLETAEQQQVSQLLLGKPHKAPWRRSLVQHLLKQAQGLEITLVDTEKQKPEVGMRVPTPKDIHHSMLAVVIMGITSAAAWGLSYWLPPAALPLIFVLGVLATALTTSLVPATLAAVLGFIAHNLLFTAPYFSLSVANHSDLLTLFVLLIVGMTAGRLASRQRQQLIGLRETQQLGNALLSLSQGLATASSPEEVLRQGAQAISLALGQPTVVIDKEFNDRLGNEKHRPGQTDKAAIDWCLAQKQSAGAHTATLNAAEAQYHHLSDDLVIGITLANPLSSSAEHQLQALLTDIRAALARIDLNERLADSQLQAETDRMRAALLSSVSHDLKTPLATIMGAGSTLLEYGDRIPADDRNELLHSVQEEARRLHSYVQNLLDMTRIGSPDFQLKRDWVDLADLVESARKRLDSSWRQHKLLVHFDQHVPQLYVHGALIEQVLVNILDNASRYSPAGTPIEFKVMVAEPDLIIDIIDIGVGIAESDREKIFNLFYTQPVGDCGSRGTGLGLAISRAMIEAHGGKIWAFSGPNGNGTCMRISLPLALNSPEV; from the coding sequence ATGCGTGATGAGGTAAGGGCCGACGCCCTGCTGGCGAGCCTGGAACAGGAGCACAAGGGCAAGCTGAAGGTGTTTCTCGGGGCCGCTCCCGGCGTGGGCAAGACCTACGCCATGCTGCAGGCGGTGCGGGAGCAGGCCAAAGAGGGGGTAGACATCCTGATCGGCGTGGTGGAGACCCACGGCCGGCAGGAGACCCTGGCTCTGCTCGACAAGCTCGCCATCATGCCGCGCAAGATCCACATGCACCGCCAGCAGCGACTGGAGGAGATGGATCTCGACGGCCTGCTCGCCCGCAAACCGGCCATCGCCGTGGTGGACGAACTGGCACACAGCAACGCCCCCGGCAGCCGCCACGAGAAGCGTTGGCAGGATGTAGAGGAGCTGCTCAACGCCGGGATCGACGTCTACACCACCCTCAACGTGCAGCATCTGGAGAGTCTCAACGATCTGGTGTGGCAGCTGACCGGGGTCAGGGTGAAAGAGACTCTGCCAGATCAGGTGCTGCTGGAGGCCGACAGTCTGGTGCTGATCGACCTGCCCCCCAAGGAGCTGCTCGACCGCCTCAAGGAGGGCAAGGTCTATGTGCCCCATCAGGCCAAGGCTGCGTTGCAATCCTTCTTCTCCCTCAACAACCTCACCGCATTGCGGGAGCTGGCGATGCAGACTGCCGCCAGCCATGTGGAGGGCGATCTGCAACTGCAATGGCAGGCGGCGGGCAAGAGCACCTTGCCGCTGCGGGGCAAGCTGATGGTTTGCCTCGGTGACCTGCACGGCTCGGCGCTGGTGCGCTACGGCCACCGCTTTGCCCAGCGCCGCCAACTTCCCTGGCTGGTAGTGCATGTCGACAGCAATGGCTGCCGCTCGGCCGATGTGGAGCAGGCGCTGGCGCTCGCCTCCCACCTCGGTGCCAAGGTGCTGACCCTCTCCAGTCCGGCTGTCGCCAATACCCTGCTGGAAACTGCCGAGCAGCAGCAGGTCTCCCAACTGCTGCTTGGCAAACCTCACAAGGCGCCGTGGCGCCGCTCACTGGTGCAACACCTGCTCAAACAGGCACAGGGGCTGGAGATCACGCTGGTCGATACCGAGAAGCAGAAGCCCGAAGTGGGAATGCGCGTCCCGACCCCGAAGGATATACACCACAGCATGCTGGCAGTGGTGATCATGGGGATCACCTCGGCCGCCGCTTGGGGACTCTCCTACTGGCTACCGCCAGCAGCGTTGCCGCTCATCTTCGTGCTGGGGGTGCTGGCGACTGCCCTCACCACCAGTCTGGTGCCCGCCACGCTGGCGGCTGTGCTGGGCTTTATCGCCCACAATCTACTCTTCACCGCCCCCTACTTCTCCCTGAGCGTCGCCAACCACAGCGACCTGCTCACCCTGTTTGTGCTGCTTATCGTCGGCATGACGGCGGGACGGCTCGCCTCCCGCCAGCGGCAACAGCTGATCGGTCTGCGCGAGACCCAGCAGCTGGGCAATGCCCTGCTCTCCCTCAGTCAGGGGCTGGCCACCGCCAGCAGCCCGGAGGAGGTGCTCAGACAAGGTGCCCAGGCCATTTCGCTGGCGCTCGGCCAGCCGACCGTAGTCATCGACAAGGAGTTCAACGATCGGCTCGGCAACGAGAAACACAGGCCCGGGCAGACCGACAAGGCGGCCATCGACTGGTGTCTGGCCCAGAAGCAGAGCGCCGGGGCCCACACCGCCACCCTCAATGCTGCAGAGGCCCAGTATCACCATCTCAGCGACGATCTGGTGATCGGCATAACGCTGGCCAATCCGCTCTCCTCCTCTGCCGAACATCAGCTGCAGGCGCTGCTCACCGATATACGCGCCGCACTGGCGCGGATCGACCTCAACGAACGGCTGGCCGACAGCCAGTTGCAGGCCGAGACCGACCGGATGCGGGCGGCCCTGCTCTCCTCGGTCTCCCACGATTTGAAGACCCCGCTGGCGACCATCATGGGGGCTGGCAGCACCCTGCTGGAATATGGTGACCGGATCCCCGCCGATGATCGCAACGAGCTGCTCCACTCGGTACAGGAGGAGGCGCGCCGCCTGCACAGCTATGTGCAGAATCTGCTGGATATGACCCGCATCGGCTCCCCCGACTTCCAGCTGAAACGGGACTGGGTCGATCTGGCGGATCTGGTGGAGAGCGCCCGCAAGCGGCTCGACTCCTCCTGGCGCCAGCACAAGCTGCTGGTCCATTTCGATCAGCATGTGCCCCAGCTCTATGTGCACGGCGCCCTGATCGAGCAGGTGCTGGTCAATATCCTCGACAACGCCTCCCGCTACTCGCCGGCAGGCACCCCCATCGAGTTCAAGGTGATGGTGGCCGAACCAGATCTCATCATCGACATCATCGATATCGGGGTCGGTATCGCCGAGTCGGATCGGGAGAAGATCTTCAACCTCTTCTACACCCAGCCGGTAGGCGATTGCGGCAGCCGTGGCACCGGGCTTGGCCTCGCCATTTCCCGCGCTATGATAGAGGCCCACGGCGGCAAGATTTGGGCTTTCTCCGGCCCCAATGGCAACGGCACCTGCATGCGCATCTCCCTGCCGCTCGCCCTCAATTCACCGGAGGTCTGA
- the kdpA gene encoding potassium-transporting ATPase subunit KdpA, producing MWQEIIYPVAFVLLVLLPAPLLGNYLYRVFEGKSRWLAPLERATLACCGTDGREQDWKSYALSLLAFNGAGFGLLFLILLAQGLLPLNPQQLPGLNWQLAFNTAVSFMTNTNWQAYSGEASLSYFSQMVGLTTQNFVSAGTGAAVAIALFRGIARQQTINLGNFWQDLVRFCLYVLLPIALIMALVLVWQGVPQSLSAYLPFHGVEGQEQLLPLGPAASQIAIKQLGSNGGGFFGINSAHPFENPTALSNWLEMVALLTIAAAMVFTLGSYVKDMAHSRAILGAMTLMLVLGLFVSLSQELKPDPTLAQLTTDASNMAGNWEGKESRFGPVLSSIWEVATTAASNGAVNAMHDSFTPLGGMVGMINMLLGEVIFGGVGSGIYGMMLFVLLTVFLCGLMVGRTPTYLGKRLGITEMKWVVASMLVMPVGVLVIGGVTLLMPDANTIIGHDGPHGLSRLIYAYASAAGNNGSAFAGFAAGDNWQCIAIGLAMLLGRFGYIIPVLAIAGQLARAPRQETSEGDFPISGPLFVTLLIITVLLIGGLSFLPVLALGPVAEHLSLIGGAL from the coding sequence ATGTGGCAAGAGATCATCTATCCCGTCGCGTTCGTGCTGCTGGTGCTGCTGCCGGCGCCTCTGCTTGGCAACTACCTGTATCGGGTATTTGAAGGCAAGAGTCGCTGGCTCGCCCCGCTTGAGCGTGCCACCCTGGCCTGCTGCGGCACGGACGGGCGCGAGCAGGACTGGAAGTCCTACGCCCTCAGCCTGCTGGCCTTCAACGGCGCAGGCTTCGGCCTGCTGTTCCTGATCCTGCTGGCGCAGGGGCTGCTGCCCCTCAACCCGCAGCAACTGCCCGGGCTGAACTGGCAACTGGCATTCAACACCGCGGTCAGCTTTATGACCAACACCAACTGGCAAGCCTATTCCGGTGAGGCCAGCCTCTCCTACTTCAGCCAGATGGTTGGGCTGACCACCCAGAACTTCGTCTCCGCAGGGACGGGTGCAGCCGTCGCCATTGCCCTGTTCCGCGGCATCGCCCGCCAGCAGACCATCAACCTTGGCAACTTCTGGCAGGATCTGGTGCGTTTCTGCCTCTATGTGCTGCTGCCCATCGCGCTGATCATGGCGCTGGTGCTGGTATGGCAAGGGGTGCCGCAAAGCCTGTCAGCCTATCTGCCGTTCCACGGTGTGGAAGGTCAGGAGCAGCTGCTGCCCCTCGGCCCGGCGGCCTCGCAGATCGCCATCAAGCAACTGGGCTCCAACGGCGGCGGCTTCTTCGGCATCAACTCGGCACATCCGTTCGAGAACCCGACAGCCCTCTCCAACTGGCTGGAGATGGTCGCCCTGCTCACCATCGCCGCTGCAATGGTCTTTACTCTGGGCAGCTATGTGAAAGACATGGCCCACAGCCGCGCCATTCTCGGCGCCATGACCCTCATGCTGGTGCTAGGGCTCTTCGTCTCACTCTCTCAGGAGCTGAAACCGGATCCCACCCTCGCCCAGCTCACCACTGACGCCAGCAACATGGCTGGCAACTGGGAAGGCAAGGAGAGCCGCTTCGGCCCTGTGCTCTCCAGCATCTGGGAAGTGGCGACTACTGCCGCCTCCAACGGTGCCGTCAACGCCATGCACGACAGCTTTACTCCGCTCGGCGGCATGGTTGGCATGATCAACATGCTGCTGGGTGAGGTCATCTTCGGCGGGGTCGGCTCCGGTATCTACGGCATGATGCTGTTCGTGTTGCTGACCGTGTTCCTGTGCGGCCTGATGGTGGGACGTACCCCGACCTATCTGGGCAAACGCCTCGGCATCACCGAAATGAAGTGGGTCGTCGCCAGCATGCTGGTCATGCCGGTGGGGGTTTTGGTGATCGGTGGTGTCACCCTGCTGATGCCGGATGCCAACACCATCATCGGCCATGATGGCCCGCACGGTCTGTCACGCCTCATCTACGCCTACGCCTCGGCTGCCGGCAACAACGGCTCCGCTTTCGCCGGTTTTGCCGCCGGTGACAACTGGCAGTGCATCGCCATCGGTCTGGCCATGCTGCTCGGTCGCTTCGGCTACATCATTCCGGTACTGGCCATCGCCGGTCAGCTGGCCCGCGCGCCCCGTCAGGAGACGAGCGAAGGGGACTTCCCCATCAGCGGCCCGCTGTTCGTTACCCTGCTGATCATCACCGTCCTGCTGATAGGTGGCCTCTCCTTCCTGCCGGTGCTGGCACTGGGCCCTGTGGCCGAACATCTGAGTCTGATCGGAGGGGCACTCTGA
- a CDS encoding multidrug effflux MFS transporter, giving the protein MNNKLPPLWLVVGLMMFPQIVETIYSPVLTHIATQFQVSEGQASQTLSVYFLAFAVGVVCWGRLCDLIGRRPAMLAGLLTYGVGTLLALLANQFETLLLARVISAFGAAVGSVVTQTMLRDSYQGSDLARVFSVMGIVLSLSPVLGLLSGSQLASGFGYLGVFSGLLILAVGLLLVACWQLPETRPATTRQVALWPLACRMMKDGGLWRSAMLVALFNTMLFGYYSLAPFLFAGLGLSTGEFGYSGILLALATLLGSLLNKHLLGRGWLPSSLVRLACALALVAGLLVWASQAGLWFLLPMMGIVVAFGLAIPNVLSQALLAYREVAGSAGALFGLGYYLLLSLGLAVAAGLQDLGLLLSGCGLLALLCSGRCST; this is encoded by the coding sequence ATGAACAACAAGTTGCCACCGCTCTGGCTGGTGGTGGGATTGATGATGTTTCCCCAAATTGTGGAGACCATCTACAGCCCGGTACTGACCCACATCGCCACCCAGTTTCAGGTGAGCGAGGGGCAGGCATCCCAGACCCTGTCGGTCTATTTTCTGGCGTTTGCGGTGGGCGTGGTCTGCTGGGGACGGCTCTGCGATCTGATTGGGCGGCGTCCCGCCATGCTGGCGGGTCTGCTCACCTATGGTGTCGGCACCCTGCTGGCGCTGCTGGCCAATCAGTTTGAAACCCTGCTGCTGGCCCGGGTTATCTCGGCCTTTGGCGCTGCGGTGGGATCCGTGGTGACCCAGACCATGCTGCGCGATAGCTATCAGGGGAGCGATCTGGCGCGGGTCTTCTCGGTGATGGGCATTGTGCTCTCACTCAGTCCGGTGCTGGGGCTGCTCAGTGGCAGTCAGCTGGCGAGCGGGTTCGGCTATCTCGGGGTGTTCAGCGGTCTGCTGATACTGGCGGTAGGCTTGCTGCTGGTGGCCTGCTGGCAACTGCCGGAAACCCGTCCGGCCACCACCCGGCAAGTCGCACTCTGGCCGCTGGCGTGCCGGATGATGAAGGATGGCGGGCTCTGGCGTAGTGCCATGCTGGTCGCTCTGTTCAACACCATGCTATTTGGTTACTACAGTCTGGCGCCGTTCCTGTTTGCCGGATTGGGATTGAGCACCGGCGAGTTTGGCTATTCGGGGATCTTGCTGGCGCTGGCGACTCTGCTCGGTAGTCTGCTCAACAAGCATCTGCTGGGGAGGGGGTGGCTGCCGTCCTCTCTGGTCAGACTGGCTTGCGCTCTGGCGCTGGTCGCCGGGCTGCTGGTCTGGGCGAGTCAGGCCGGCCTCTGGTTCCTGTTGCCCATGATGGGAATCGTGGTGGCCTTCGGGCTGGCTATCCCCAATGTGCTGAGTCAGGCGCTGCTGGCTTATCGTGAGGTAGCTGGCAGTGCTGGCGCCCTGTTCGGGCTTGGCTACTACCTGCTGCTCAGTCTGGGGTTGGCGGTGGCGGCCGGATTGCAGGATCTCGGCCTGTTGCTGAGTGGCTGCGGTCTATTGGCGCTGCTTTGCAGTGGGCGTTGTTCCACGTGA
- a CDS encoding helix-turn-helix domain-containing protein: MAFILPDHPFDPDQLTGSVIGIASALGWHDSGLHQHQRHQLLFAQSGCMTMELEGRVCLLPPTRAAWLPAGTSHRILMRGVVAYRSLYFQPHPELPGTVEVLAVNPLLHELIERMALWPWDKPQEQQQRTVALFMEELGQAPRESWQLPLPTDPRLGDWLQQLKRGDALPDRLNRLAERVGASDKTIGRIFMRETGMSYQAWRQQWRLLRAMELLAESEPISRIAAALEFSSDSAFISFFKQHTGQTPLRYLSSRGESPQPGSLPPPGYPAPAV, encoded by the coding sequence ATGGCCTTTATTCTTCCCGATCACCCTTTTGACCCCGACCAGCTGACCGGCAGCGTGATCGGCATTGCCTCCGCCCTCGGCTGGCACGACTCGGGCCTACATCAACATCAGCGCCATCAGCTGCTGTTCGCCCAATCCGGCTGCATGACCATGGAGCTGGAAGGTCGGGTCTGCCTGCTGCCGCCTACCCGCGCCGCCTGGCTGCCTGCAGGCACCTCACACCGGATCTTGATGCGCGGTGTGGTGGCCTACCGCTCCCTCTACTTCCAGCCGCACCCCGAGTTGCCCGGCACGGTCGAAGTGCTGGCGGTCAATCCGCTGCTGCACGAACTGATCGAACGGATGGCGCTCTGGCCGTGGGACAAACCGCAAGAGCAGCAACAACGGACGGTGGCACTGTTTATGGAGGAGTTGGGGCAGGCACCGCGGGAGTCGTGGCAGTTGCCGCTGCCGACGGATCCCAGACTGGGCGACTGGCTACAGCAGTTGAAACGGGGGGATGCCCTGCCCGATCGGCTCAACCGGCTGGCCGAGCGGGTGGGTGCCAGTGACAAGACCATTGGCCGCATCTTTATGCGGGAGACCGGCATGAGCTATCAGGCGTGGCGTCAGCAGTGGCGGCTGTTGCGTGCCATGGAGCTGCTGGCAGAAAGCGAGCCCATCAGCCGGATTGCCGCTGCGCTGGAGTTCTCCAGCGACAGTGCCTTTATCAGCTTCTTCAAACAACATACGGGACAGACCCCCCTGCGCTATCTCAGCTCTCGGGGTGAGTCGCCACAGCCTGGCTCGCTTCCACCACCAGGGTATCCAGCGCCAGCGGTTTGA
- a CDS encoding valine--pyruvate transaminase, with the protein MEFSLFGEKFTRHAGITQLMDDLNQGLTNPDAIMLGGGNPAPIPAMLERFQAEAKTLLDNGELVKAMANYDGPQGKDRFTKALAALLSKELGWDISARNIALTNGSQNAFFYLFNLLAGEFADGRKKKVLFPLAPEYIGYADSALADDYFVAYKPTIEKLPDGQFKYHVDFESLQVGDDIGVICVSRPTNPTGNVLTDEEIEHLDQIARDKGIPLLIDNAYGVPFPGIIFSEAKPFWNANTILCMSLSKLGLPGTRCGIVIADEKIIQAITNLSGIINLAPGSLGPAITIPMIESGEIIALSEQVVKPFYQQKAELAVQLLREAIPDPRFHIHKPEGALFLWLWFEGLPIHCQELYERLKAKNLLIVPGHYFFPGIDDPEWRHSQECIRLNYSQSEELVRRGIAILADEINTLYAG; encoded by the coding sequence ATGGAATTTTCCTTGTTCGGCGAGAAGTTCACTCGCCACGCCGGCATTACCCAACTCATGGATGACCTCAATCAGGGGCTGACCAATCCGGACGCCATCATGCTGGGTGGCGGCAATCCGGCCCCCATCCCCGCCATGCTGGAGCGCTTTCAGGCCGAGGCCAAAACCCTGCTCGACAACGGCGAACTGGTGAAGGCGATGGCCAACTACGATGGCCCACAGGGCAAAGACAGGTTCACCAAAGCGCTGGCAGCCCTGCTCAGCAAGGAGCTGGGATGGGATATCTCGGCCCGCAATATCGCCCTGACCAATGGCAGTCAGAATGCCTTCTTCTACCTGTTCAACCTGCTGGCCGGCGAATTTGCCGATGGCCGCAAGAAGAAGGTGCTGTTCCCGCTCGCCCCCGAGTACATCGGCTATGCCGACTCGGCGCTGGCCGACGACTACTTCGTGGCCTACAAGCCCACCATTGAGAAGCTGCCCGATGGCCAGTTCAAATACCATGTGGATTTCGAGAGCCTGCAGGTGGGTGACGATATCGGGGTGATCTGCGTCTCCCGCCCGACCAATCCCACCGGCAACGTGCTGACCGACGAAGAGATCGAACACCTCGATCAGATCGCCCGCGACAAGGGGATTCCGCTGCTGATCGACAACGCCTACGGCGTGCCCTTCCCGGGCATCATCTTCAGCGAGGCCAAGCCGTTCTGGAACGCCAATACCATCCTCTGCATGAGCCTCTCCAAGCTCGGCCTGCCGGGCACCCGCTGCGGCATCGTCATCGCCGACGAGAAGATCATTCAGGCCATCACCAACCTGAGCGGCATCATCAATCTGGCACCGGGCAGTCTGGGCCCCGCCATCACCATCCCGATGATCGAGAGCGGCGAGATCATCGCCCTCAGCGAACAGGTGGTGAAGCCCTTCTATCAGCAGAAGGCGGAGCTGGCGGTGCAGCTGCTGCGCGAAGCGATCCCCGACCCGCGCTTCCACATTCATAAACCGGAAGGCGCCCTCTTCCTCTGGCTCTGGTTTGAAGGCTTGCCGATCCACTGTCAGGAGCTCTATGAGCGACTGAAGGCGAAGAACCTGCTGATCGTGCCGGGTCACTACTTCTTCCCCGGCATTGATGACCCCGAGTGGCGCCACAGCCAGGAGTGCATTCGCCTCAACTACTCCCAGAGCGAGGAGCTGGTGCGTCGCGGCATCGCCATTCTGGCGGACGAGATCAACACCCTCTATGCTGGTTAA
- a CDS encoding response regulator, with protein sequence MAHILVIDDEAAIRRFLRISLIAEGHQVSEAVGVNEGLEQYRHLNPDLVILDLGLPDGDGIQVLQAIREHHPNPVLVLSARDSEQEKVRLLDAGANDYMSKPFGIGEMMARIRVLLRQRAGVSSGERRHFPQCGLTLDISSHKVTMKEEEIPLSRKEFALLQALVCHPGKLVMQTQLLNDIWGPSHKEDTHYLRIVIASLRKKLGDNPQQPTLIETESGIGYRFIGN encoded by the coding sequence ATGGCGCACATTCTGGTCATAGATGATGAAGCGGCGATCCGTCGCTTTCTGCGGATCAGCCTGATTGCCGAGGGGCATCAGGTGAGTGAGGCGGTGGGGGTCAATGAAGGGCTGGAGCAGTATCGCCACCTCAACCCTGATCTGGTGATCCTCGATCTCGGTCTACCTGACGGCGATGGCATTCAGGTGTTGCAGGCCATTCGCGAACACCACCCCAATCCGGTGCTGGTGTTGTCGGCCCGCGATTCGGAGCAGGAGAAGGTGCGGCTGCTGGATGCCGGCGCCAACGACTACATGAGCAAGCCGTTCGGCATCGGCGAGATGATGGCTCGCATTCGCGTGCTCTTGCGCCAACGAGCTGGCGTCAGCAGCGGCGAGCGGCGCCACTTCCCCCAATGCGGCCTGACGCTGGATATCAGCAGCCACAAGGTGACCATGAAGGAGGAGGAGATCCCCCTCTCCCGCAAGGAGTTCGCCCTGTTGCAGGCGCTGGTGTGCCACCCCGGCAAGCTGGTGATGCAGACCCAGCTGCTCAATGACATCTGGGGGCCGAGCCACAAGGAGGACACCCACTACCTGCGCATCGTCATCGCCAGCCTGCGCAAAAAGCTGGGGGATAACCCCCAGCAACCAACGCTTATCGAGACCGAATCTGGTATCGGCTACCGCTTTATCGGCAACTGA
- the kdpB gene encoding potassium-transporting ATPase subunit KdpB — MSKSTAMSTDTMLVKGKKQKSQIIQAMVEALYRFNPKALFGSPILFTLWLAAVMATVESLLGQPLSGVAPSLAWQLTAWLWLTLWFANFAETLAEGRGKARADSLKAGMSQLKARRVTNAKDGQGEWVPATSLMKGDLVLVRSGEMIPADGEVVAGIASVNEAAITGESAPVIRESGTDRSGVTGNTTVVSDEIWVRVSNNPGESTLDRMIALVEGAKRQKTPNEMALDALLVGLTLIFLLVVATLPWFLDYNGTQVPRLYLIALFITLIPTTIGGLLSAIGIAGMDRLVKLNVIAKSGRAVEAAGDVRTLLLDKTGTITFGNRMADELIPAPGVDPALLAQAAMLASLGDNTPEGKSILTLASKSMAKPSQLESDKVIPFSAETRLSGLDRNGHQYRKGAVDAVLNYLSLDRKAVPELVLKSVDSIARQGGTPLLVCTQEKLLGVVYLKDIIKPGIKARFQILRHMGIRTVMITGDNPKTAAAIAAEAGVDDFIAEATPEKKLAYIRQEQADGRLVAMCGDGANDAPALAQADVGLAMNEGTQAAKEAGNLVDLDSNPTKLLDVVLVGKQLLVTRGALTTFSIANDVAKYFAILPALFIAAYPQLGALNLMQLGSPQSAILSAIIFNALIIVALVPLALRGVDLKGSAASLLRRNLLIYGVGGLLVPFIGIKLIDLVITGLGLV, encoded by the coding sequence ATGAGCAAGTCCACTGCAATGAGCACCGACACCATGTTGGTGAAGGGCAAAAAACAGAAATCACAGATCATCCAGGCAATGGTTGAGGCCCTCTATCGCTTCAATCCCAAGGCGCTGTTTGGCAGCCCCATCCTGTTCACCCTCTGGCTGGCCGCAGTCATGGCGACGGTGGAGTCCCTGCTGGGGCAGCCGCTCTCCGGCGTCGCCCCTTCGCTGGCCTGGCAGCTGACTGCCTGGCTCTGGCTCACCCTCTGGTTTGCCAACTTTGCGGAAACCCTGGCCGAGGGGCGCGGCAAGGCTCGCGCCGACAGCCTGAAAGCGGGCATGAGCCAGCTCAAGGCCCGTCGGGTGACCAATGCCAAAGATGGTCAGGGCGAGTGGGTACCCGCCACCAGCCTGATGAAGGGGGATCTGGTGCTGGTACGCAGCGGCGAGATGATCCCGGCCGACGGCGAAGTGGTCGCTGGTATCGCCTCGGTCAACGAGGCCGCCATCACCGGCGAATCCGCCCCCGTTATCCGCGAGTCGGGCACCGACCGCAGCGGCGTGACCGGCAACACGACGGTCGTCTCCGACGAGATCTGGGTGCGCGTCAGCAACAATCCGGGCGAAAGTACGCTGGACCGGATGATCGCACTGGTGGAAGGGGCCAAGCGCCAGAAGACCCCCAACGAGATGGCGCTCGACGCCCTGCTGGTGGGCCTGACCCTGATCTTCCTGTTGGTGGTCGCCACCCTGCCCTGGTTCCTCGACTACAACGGCACCCAGGTCCCGCGTCTCTACCTGATCGCTCTCTTTATCACTCTGATCCCGACCACCATCGGCGGCCTGCTCTCCGCCATCGGTATTGCCGGCATGGATCGACTGGTGAAGCTGAACGTCATCGCCAAGTCTGGCCGTGCCGTGGAAGCGGCCGGTGACGTGCGCACCCTGCTGCTGGACAAGACCGGCACCATCACCTTCGGCAACCGGATGGCCGATGAGTTGATCCCGGCACCGGGTGTCGACCCTGCCCTGCTGGCACAAGCGGCCATGCTGGCCTCGCTGGGTGACAATACCCCGGAGGGCAAATCCATCCTGACTCTGGCCAGCAAAAGCATGGCCAAGCCGAGCCAGCTGGAGAGCGACAAGGTGATCCCTTTCAGCGCCGAGACCCGCCTAAGCGGACTGGATCGCAACGGTCATCAATATCGCAAGGGTGCGGTGGATGCAGTGTTGAACTACCTGAGCCTCGACCGCAAGGCGGTACCTGAGCTGGTGCTCAAGTCAGTCGACAGCATCGCCCGTCAGGGTGGCACTCCGCTGCTGGTCTGCACTCAGGAGAAACTGCTGGGGGTGGTCTACCTCAAGGACATCATCAAGCCCGGTATCAAGGCTCGCTTCCAGATCCTGCGCCACATGGGGATCCGCACAGTGATGATCACCGGTGACAACCCGAAAACCGCCGCCGCCATCGCCGCCGAAGCCGGGGTGGATGACTTCATCGCCGAAGCGACGCCGGAGAAGAAGCTCGCCTATATCCGTCAGGAGCAGGCCGATGGCCGTCTGGTCGCCATGTGCGGTGACGGTGCCAACGATGCGCCCGCGCTGGCGCAGGCTGACGTGGGGCTGGCCATGAACGAGGGTACCCAGGCCGCCAAGGAGGCGGGCAATCTGGTGGATCTCGACTCCAACCCCACCAAGCTGCTGGACGTGGTGCTGGTCGGCAAACAGCTGCTGGTGACCCGCGGCGCCCTGACCACCTTCTCCATCGCCAACGACGTGGCCAAGTACTTTGCCATCCTGCCAGCCCTGTTCATCGCCGCCTACCCGCAACTGGGGGCACTGAACCTGATGCAGCTGGGCAGCCCGCAGAGCGCCATCCTGTCGGCCATCATCTTCAACGCCCTGATCATTGTGGCGCTGGTGCCGCTGGCACTGCGTGGTGTCGACCTGAAAGGCTCGGCCGCCAGTCTGCTGCGCCGCAACCTGTTGATCTACGGGGTCGGTGGTCTGCTGGTGCCTTTCATTGGCATCAAGCTGATCGATCTGGTCATTACCGGCCTGGGTCTGGTGTAA